The following proteins come from a genomic window of Edaphobacter sp. 4G125:
- a CDS encoding TonB-dependent siderophore receptor, with protein sequence MPQSGMVYNGSTTGTFAAPERGQQWEGGMKSAAWGGRLMTTLAVFQLNRGNVLTSDPAHPNFYLVTGKQRSRGVELEATLHPLAGWNLTTAYSYIDAEVTHDTTLPVGTPTINAPKNLFNIWSTYEIPRGFARGLGFGVGGRRYSDQSGDLANSFQLPGYGVADASVTYRRGPSQWQVNMNNLGNTRYWAGSYSNVYVKPGEPRTIRATVSWNF encoded by the coding sequence ATGCCACAGTCGGGCATGGTCTATAACGGCTCGACCACCGGGACCTTTGCGGCGCCCGAGCGCGGCCAACAGTGGGAAGGCGGTATGAAGAGCGCTGCATGGGGAGGCCGGCTGATGACGACTCTGGCAGTCTTCCAACTCAATCGTGGAAACGTATTGACCAGCGATCCTGCGCATCCCAATTTTTACCTCGTCACCGGAAAACAGCGCAGCCGCGGAGTCGAGTTGGAGGCGACGCTACATCCGCTGGCAGGTTGGAATCTGACGACCGCCTACTCTTACATCGACGCCGAAGTGACACACGATACGACCCTTCCCGTGGGAACCCCAACCATCAATGCGCCAAAGAATCTGTTCAACATCTGGTCGACGTATGAAATTCCACGCGGATTTGCGAGAGGTCTTGGCTTCGGAGTTGGCGGACGCCGTTATAGCGACCAGTCAGGCGACTTGGCGAATAGCTTCCAGCTTCCCGGATATGGAGTCGCCGATGCGTCAGTTACCTATCGCCGAGGCCCTTCCCAGTGGCAGGTCAATATGAACAACCTGGGCAACACACGCTATTGGGCCGGATCGTATAGCAATGTGTACGTGAAGCCCGGTGAGCCGCGTACGATTCGAGCCACAGTTTCATGGAACTTCTGA
- the fabF gene encoding beta-ketoacyl-ACP synthase II codes for MLERRVVVTGLGLICGVGNTASEVWDGLMAGKSGMAEITAFDLTGHPVRFAAEVKNFDALKFVDKKEARKMGRFIHFALAASEEAMKHSGLQVTDEIADRVGVHIGSGIGGFDVIEREHSAMLAGGPRKISPFFIPGSIVNLAAGHVSIRFKAKGPNEATATACTTSAHSIGDAFRIIQRGDADVMIAGGAEAAITPMGVGGFAAMKALSTRNDDPTHACRPFDKDRDGFVVGEGAGILILEELEFAKARGAKILAEVIGYGLSADAYHMTGMAPEGEGCYRSMNHALKSAGLSPDKIDYVNAHATSTPLGDALESKAIENVFGDRAKNGTLLVSSTKSMTGHLLGGAGGLEAGITIMAMQNQIAPPTMNLVEADPECRLNYVPNKPQPAKIDHALSNSFGFGGTNGSLIFKRWTE; via the coding sequence ATGCTTGAGCGTCGCGTTGTCGTAACCGGCCTCGGATTAATCTGCGGGGTCGGCAACACTGCGTCTGAGGTTTGGGACGGCCTGATGGCCGGCAAGAGCGGTATGGCGGAGATCACCGCATTCGATCTCACCGGCCATCCCGTGCGCTTTGCCGCCGAGGTCAAGAATTTCGACGCACTGAAGTTTGTGGACAAGAAAGAAGCCCGGAAGATGGGCCGCTTCATCCATTTTGCCTTGGCTGCGTCGGAAGAGGCGATGAAGCATTCGGGCCTGCAGGTCACAGACGAGATTGCCGATCGCGTCGGAGTCCATATCGGCTCCGGCATTGGAGGCTTCGATGTCATCGAGCGTGAGCACAGCGCCATGCTTGCTGGCGGCCCCCGCAAGATCTCGCCGTTCTTTATTCCGGGTTCTATCGTCAATCTGGCAGCGGGTCATGTCTCCATCCGCTTCAAAGCCAAGGGACCAAACGAGGCCACTGCGACTGCTTGCACCACCAGTGCGCATTCTATTGGCGATGCCTTCCGCATTATTCAGCGTGGCGATGCCGATGTGATGATCGCCGGAGGCGCTGAGGCCGCTATCACTCCCATGGGCGTAGGCGGATTCGCCGCGATGAAGGCTCTCTCGACCCGGAATGACGATCCCACGCACGCCTGCCGACCCTTCGACAAGGATCGCGACGGTTTTGTCGTAGGCGAAGGCGCGGGCATCCTCATTCTGGAAGAACTGGAGTTTGCCAAGGCTCGCGGCGCGAAGATCCTTGCTGAGGTGATTGGCTACGGTCTCTCGGCAGATGCCTACCACATGACTGGTATGGCTCCCGAGGGCGAAGGCTGCTATCGCTCGATGAATCATGCGCTGAAGTCCGCCGGACTCTCGCCGGACAAGATCGACTACGTCAATGCGCACGCGACTTCGACTCCGCTGGGCGATGCTCTCGAATCGAAGGCCATCGAGAACGTCTTTGGCGATCGTGCCAAGAACGGAACTCTGCTGGTCAGTTCCACCAAGTCGATGACCGGCCATCTCCTCGGCGGTGCGGGTGGTCTTGAGGCGGGCATCACCATTATGGCGATGCAGAACCAGATTGCTCCTCCGACGATGAATCTCGTCGAGGCCGATCCCGAGTGCCGTTTGAACTACGTTCCCAACAAGCCTCAACCGGCGAAGATCGACCACGCGCTTTCGAACTCCTTCGGGTTCGGAGGAACGAATGGCTCGCTGATCTTCAAGCGCTGGACCGAGTAG
- a CDS encoding acyl carrier protein: MAAVDEKVKQIIVEQLQVDEAEVTPGASFQEDLGADSLDVVELVMQFEEAFDIQIPDEDAEKIKTVKDAIEYIEKNQKAK, from the coding sequence ATGGCAGCAGTTGATGAAAAGGTAAAACAGATTATTGTCGAGCAGCTTCAGGTGGATGAGGCCGAAGTGACCCCGGGAGCTAGCTTCCAGGAGGACCTTGGTGCCGACTCGCTCGACGTAGTCGAGCTCGTCATGCAGTTCGAAGAAGCCTTCGACATCCAGATTCCCGATGAGGATGCCGAGAAGATCAAGACCGTCAAAGACGCGATTGAGTACATCGAGAAGAACCAGAAGGCGAAGTAA
- the rmuC gene encoding DNA recombination protein RmuC yields MLIFLLVCQVVTLLAVVVLLLRKPQAPTQDQRLAQLPDQITRLDARSEALDRGIRESMAQMRSDIATEAQRTREASAADFGSLRGEVTRNIAELGQILQTGLNGFRADNKSSDDMLRKAVLEQMDAISQRVTSFTSETGRQHTELRETLNKKLNDLMQSNTALQEQLRAAVENRLNKLNEDNSKELEKMRQTVDEKLNDTLQTRLTESFGQVTDQLNKVHSGLGEMTKLSDGVQDLSRIFTNVKSRGGFAEVQLGMLLEQMLAPSQFIRNARVKEGSLEVVEFAVRFPGHSGETLLPIDAKFPREDWERLEVAYESGNAEQIVAAGKAFEQAIRTEGDRICSKYINPPKTTPHAIMFLPTEGLYAEVMRRDALQAEVQSKCRVTIAGPSTLSAILTSFQMGFHMLAIQEKGDEVWKVLEGTKKEFGTFETLMTKMESQVGTVQNTIQKLGVRTRAINRTLREVGETDKTLPGAIPIDFDQAAGITTFLAASSEDD; encoded by the coding sequence ATGTTAATCTTTCTGCTTGTCTGTCAGGTCGTGACTCTTCTTGCTGTGGTGGTCCTGCTGCTCCGCAAACCGCAGGCCCCGACACAGGATCAGCGCCTGGCACAGCTTCCTGACCAGATCACGCGACTGGACGCACGCAGCGAGGCGCTCGACCGCGGTATTCGTGAATCGATGGCGCAGATGCGCAGCGATATTGCCACCGAGGCGCAGCGGACACGTGAGGCCAGCGCGGCTGACTTTGGATCACTGCGTGGCGAAGTCACACGAAATATCGCCGAGCTGGGTCAGATTCTGCAGACGGGACTGAACGGATTCCGCGCCGACAATAAGAGCTCAGACGACATGCTTCGCAAGGCTGTGCTGGAGCAAATGGATGCGATCTCGCAGCGTGTTACGTCGTTTACCTCTGAAACGGGCAGGCAGCACACCGAACTACGCGAAACGCTGAATAAGAAGTTGAACGATCTGATGCAGAGTAATACTGCCTTGCAGGAGCAGTTGCGTGCCGCTGTCGAAAACCGTTTGAACAAGCTGAACGAGGACAACTCCAAAGAGCTGGAGAAGATGCGCCAGACGGTCGACGAGAAGCTGAACGATACGTTGCAGACGCGGTTGACCGAGAGCTTTGGGCAGGTGACCGATCAGCTCAACAAGGTCCACAGCGGCCTGGGCGAGATGACGAAGCTCTCCGATGGTGTTCAGGATCTGAGCCGTATCTTCACCAATGTGAAGTCGCGTGGCGGATTTGCTGAGGTACAGCTGGGCATGCTGCTGGAACAGATGCTTGCGCCGAGCCAGTTCATTCGCAACGCGCGTGTCAAAGAAGGCTCGCTTGAAGTTGTCGAATTTGCCGTGCGCTTTCCTGGGCACTCGGGTGAGACATTACTGCCGATCGACGCCAAGTTTCCCCGGGAAGACTGGGAGCGTTTGGAAGTCGCTTATGAGAGTGGCAACGCTGAACAAATCGTCGCTGCTGGAAAAGCCTTCGAGCAGGCAATACGCACCGAAGGTGACCGCATCTGTTCCAAGTACATCAATCCTCCAAAGACCACTCCGCACGCCATCATGTTCTTGCCCACCGAAGGCCTTTATGCGGAAGTGATGCGGCGTGACGCTTTACAGGCCGAGGTGCAATCGAAGTGCCGGGTCACGATCGCGGGGCCGAGCACGTTATCGGCCATCCTGACCAGTTTCCAGATGGGTTTCCACATGCTTGCCATTCAGGAGAAAGGCGATGAGGTTTGGAAGGTGCTGGAAGGCACCAAGAAGGAGTTCGGCACGTTTGAGACGCTAATGACCAAGATGGAGTCCCAGGTTGGGACTGTGCAAAACACCATTCAGAAGCTGGGCGTGCGGACCCGTGCCATTAACCGGACGTTGCGCGAGGTTGGAGAGACTGACAAGACACTCCCCGGCGCGATCCCGATTGACTTCGACCAGGCTGCCGGAATTACAACATTTCTTGCGGCTTCCAGCGAGGACGATTGA